In the Oncorhynchus keta strain PuntledgeMale-10-30-2019 chromosome 14, Oket_V2, whole genome shotgun sequence genome, one interval contains:
- the LOC118393763 gene encoding LOW QUALITY PROTEIN: NEDD8-activating enzyme E1 regulatory subunit-like (The sequence of the model RefSeq protein was modified relative to this genomic sequence to represent the inferred CDS: substituted 1 base at 1 genomic stop codon) codes for MAVTKASKDQKYDRQLRLWGDHGQEELENAHVCLINSTASGTEILKNLVLPGIGAFTIVDGHKVSGEDVGNNFFLSNNSIGRNRAQAATELLQELNTDVSGNFVEESPEKLLDNNPEFFHRFTLVIGVQLPESTCLRLGSVLWNANIPFLVCRTYGLIGYMRLVVKEHTVIESHPDNALEDLRLDQPFAELKNHIQSYDLEGMGKKDHSHTPWIIIVAKYLEKWFSEHNFQFPKNYKEKEAFKQLIRQGILKSEKGTPEDEENFEEAIKNVNTALNPTKISSGVDDIFNGEQCNNITSQTPAFWVMTRAVREFVHNDGGGNLPVRGSIPDMIADSEKFITLQNIYREKAMQDASVVSKHVESLLQSVGKPSESISEQDIKHILXVCKNAAFLRVVRCRSLAEEYSVETVNKDAITSCMDSADGEMVLYLMLRSVDRFYQQHSRYPGVYNYQVEEDISKLKLCVNSLLQEYSLNVNVKDDYIHEFCRYGASEPHTVASFLGGSAAQEAIKIITRQFVPFNNTLIYNAMSQTTATFQL; via the exons ATGGCAGTTACTAAAGCTTCTAAAGACCAGAAATACGATAGACAATTGAG ATTGTGGGGTGACCATGGCCAAGAAGAACTTGAAAATGCACACGTATGCCTGATCAATTCCACAGCATCTGGGACTGAAATACTCAAGAACCTTGTGCTTCCAG GCATTGGAGCGTTCACTATTGTCGATGGACACAAAGTCTCAGGGGAAGACGTCGGAAATAA CTTTTTTCTGAGCAACAACAGCATAGGAAGG AACCGAGCCCAGGCTGCCACAGAGCTGCTACAGGAGCTGAACACTGATGTATCTGGCAACTTTGTGGAGGAG AGCCCTGAAAAGCTCTTGGACAACAACCCAGAGTTCTTCCACAGATTTACCCTGGTGATTGGTGTCCAGCTGCCAGAAAG TACGTGTTTGAGACTGGGGTCAGTGTTGTGGAATGCAAACATACCTTTCCTGGTGTGTAGAACGTATGGCCTCATCGGTTACATGAGGCTAGTAGTGAAGGAGCACACAG TGATTGAGTCTCATCCAGACAATGCCTTGGAGGACCTGAGGCTTGACCAACCTTTTGCAGAGCTCAAGAACCACATCCAGTCCTACGACTTGGAGGGAATGGGGAAGAAG GATCACAGTCATACACCATGGATCATCATTGTTGCCAAATACCTAGAAAAGTGGTTCAGTGAG CACAATTTTCAGTTCCCGAAGAACTACAAAGAGAAGGAGGCCTTCAAACAGCTTATACGGCAAG GAATCCTGAAGAGTGAGAAGGGAACTCCTGAGGATGAGGAGAACTTTGAGGAGGCCATCAAGAACGTCAACACAGCCCTTAACCCCACCAAG ATTTCAAGTGGCGTTGACGACATATTCAATGGAGAGCAATGCAATAACATTACATCACAG ACTCCAGCCTTCTGGGTGATGACGCGAGCAGTGAGGGAGTTTGTGCACAACGACGGTGGCGGAAACCTACCTGTGCGTGGCTCCATTCCAGACATGATTGCGGACTCAGAGAAATTCATCACCCTCCAGAATAT TTATAGAGAGAAGGCAATGCAAGATGCTTCTGTCGTGTCTAAGCATGTGGAGTCTCTCCTGCAGTCTGTTGGAAAG CCCTCGGAGAGCATATCTGAGCAGGACATCAAACATATTCTGTGAGTAT GTAAGAACGCTGCATTCCTGAGGGTGGTACGCTGCAGGTCTCTGGCTGAAGAATACAGTGTGGAGACGGTCAATAAAGATGCGATCA cctcctgCATGGACAGTGcagatggggagatggtgttgtACCTAATGTTGCGCTCTGTGGACCGTTTCTATCAGCAGCATTCCCGCTACCCAG GTGTCTACAATTACCAAGTAGAAGAAGACATTAGCAAGTTGAAGCTGTGTGTGAACAGCCTTCTGCAGGAGTACAGCCTGAACGTCAATGTGAAAGATGACTACATCCACGAGTT CTGTCGCTATGGTGCTTCTGAGCCACACACAGTGGCATCCTTTTTGGGAG GATCTGCTGCACAAGAGGCCATCAAAATCATCACTCGTCAGTTTGTTCCCTTCAACAATACACTCATCTACAATGCCATGTCCCAGACAACTGCCACGTTTCAGCTGTAG
- the LOC118393764 gene encoding carbonic anhydrase 7-like: MTGHHWGYGEQDGPDAWHKDYPIAQGNRQSPIDIVPEDTVYDASLPPIFISYDHCNSINICNNGHSVTVEFDDTDDKTVIRAGPLDNAYRLKQFHFHWGGKGSHGSEHTVGGKTYASELHLVHWNADKYKTFGEAAAAPDGLAVLGIFLEIGDEHRGLHKITDALYMVKFKGSVADFKGFNPKCLLPNSLHFWTYPGSLTTPPLHESVTWVVLKEPIIVSEKQMGKFRMLLFNGEEEEGRKRMENNFRPPQPLKGRKVLASFD, from the exons ATGACAGGGCATCACTGGGGATACGGAGAGCAGGATG GTCCAGATGCATGGCACAAAGACTACCCCATCGCCCAGGGCAATCGCCAGTCTCCCATAGACATAGTTCCCGAGGACACTGTATACGATGCCAGCCTGCCTCCCATATTCATCTCCTACGACCACTGCAACTCAATCAACATCTGCAACAACGGCCACTCTGTGACCGTAGAGTTTGATGACACCGACGACAAAACAG TAATCAGGGCAGGCCCCCTTGACAACGCCTACCGGCTGAAACAGTTCCACTTCCACTGGGGCGGGAAGGGCAGCCATGGCTCAGAGCACACCGTCGGAGGGAAGACCTACGCTTCAGAG CTTCATCTGGTGCACTGGAACGCAGACAAGTACAAGACATTTGGGGAGGCAGCGGCAGCCCCCGATGGCCTGGCTGTCCTTGGCATCTTTTTAGAG ATCGGAGATGAACACAGAGGTTTACACAAGATAACAGATGCTTTATACATGGTGAAGTTTAAG GGAAGCGTTGCTGATTTCAAAGGTTTCAATCCAAAGTGCCTCCTACCTAACAGCCTCCACTTCTGGACATACCCGGGTTCCCTGACCACTCCCCCTCTTCACGAGAGTGTCACCTGGGTCGTTCTGAAGGAGCCAATCATAGTCTCAGAGAAACAG ATGGGAAAGTTCAGGATGCTGCTCTTCaacggagaggaggaagagggcagGAAACGCATGGAGAACAACTTCCGACCCCCTCAACCCCTGAAAGGCCGGAAGGTGCTAGCATCCTTTGACTAA